The following are from one region of the Centroberyx gerrardi isolate f3 chromosome 16, fCenGer3.hap1.cur.20231027, whole genome shotgun sequence genome:
- the LOC139912491 gene encoding E3 ubiquitin-protein ligase TRIM21-like: MACATSLLTEDQFLCSICLDVYTKPVAIPCGHTFCIHCITEYWDTNNVCQCPVCKEQFYTRPTLKVHIFSAEMAAKFKKVQVQQKSAGSPEQQAAESGSGDVLCDLCTGAKLTALKSCLVCLTSYCATHLQPHQRIPALKEHKLIDPVENPESRICKEHYKPLELFCKVDEMFVCESCTETNHKSHKTVTLEEEFEARKAQLGIAEAETQRKIQERQQKINEIRHSVKTGKDNADKVMSYSMQVMNTLVHYIKKSQAELTEVTGMKQKEMEAQGEGFIKELEGEMMQLAQENKELKQVSLNKDCIKFLESVLSLNITPPQTKDWSEISVDSDQCTVQTAVAQLEMTVVREIRMLCDPDLKKMQKHAVDVTLDPDTAHPFLTVSDDGKQVKSGDRKRNLPNKPERFDHVNNVLAKEGFSSGKFYYEVQVKDKPQWDLGVASESINRKGDIRLSPKNGYWTVWLRKGSEYTANAGPAVILPLRENPQRVGVFVDYEEGQVSFYDVEARAHIYSFTGCTFTEKLFPFFSPCANDGGKNSAPLIITPVKSSG, encoded by the coding sequence ATGGCTTGTGCTACTAGTCTACTGACTGAGGACCAATTCCTTTGTTCAATCTGCCTGGATGTGTACACTAAACCTGTTGCTATTCCTTGTGGGCACACCTTCTGTATCCACTGTATCACGGAGTACTGGGACACCAATAATGTATGCCAATGCCCAGTGTGTAAAGAGCAATTCTACACAAGACCGACACTTAAGGTCCACATTTTCAGTGCCGAGATGGCTGCAAAGTTCAAGAAAGTTCAAGTTCAACAGAAATCTGCCGGCAGCCCCGAACAGCAAGCTGCCGAATCAGGAAGTGGAGATGTGCTGTGTGATCTCTGCACCGGGGCAAAGCTCACTGCCCTGaagtcctgcctggtgtgtctgACGTCTTACTGCGCCACACATCTGCAGCCTCATCAGAGAATTCCAGCCTTAAAGGAACACAAGCTGATCGACCCTGTGGAGAACCCAGAGAGCAGGATATGTAAGGAGCATTACAAACCTCTGGAGCTGTTCTGCAAGGTGGACGAAATGTTTGTGTGCGAGTCCTGCACCGAGACAAACCATAAAAGCCATAAAACAGTGACTCTAGAGGAGGAGTTTGAAGCAAGGAAGGCCCAGCTGGGAATAGCTGAGGCAGAGACGCAGCGGAAGATCCAGGAGAGACAGCAGAAAATTAATGAGATTCGACACTCGGTAAAGACAGGCAAAGATAATGCAGATAAAGTGATGTCATACAGCATGCAGGTAATGAATACTTTGGTGCACTACATTAAGAAGAGCCAGGCTGAGCTCACTGAGGTAACTGGGATGAAGCAGAAAGAAATGGAAGCACAGGGAGAAGGCTTCATTAAAGAActggagggagaaatgatgCAACTAGCGCAGGAAAACAAGGAGCTTAAGCAGGTCTCACTCAACAAGGACTGCATCAAATTCCTAGAGAGCGTCCTATCTCTTAACATCACTCCTCCACAGACTAAGGACTGGTCTGAGATCAGTGTTGACAGTGACCAGTGTACGGTGCAGACAGCCGTGGCTCAACTGGAGATGACAGTCGTGAGAGAAATAAGGATGTTGTGCGATCCTGACTTGAAGAAAATGCAGAAGCACGCCGTGGACGTCACTCTGGATCCGGACACGGCGCACCCCTTCCTCACTGTGTCTGATGACGGGAAGCAAGTCAAGTccggagacagaaagaggaatcTCCCGAACAAACCAGAGAGGTTTGATCACGTCAATAATGTCTTGGCAAAAGAGGGTTTCTCCTCGGGGAAATTTTATTATGAGGTGCAGGTTAAAGACAAGCCTCAGTGGGATTTAGGGGTAGCAAGCGAGTCCATCAATAGGAAGGGGGACATAAGATTGAGTCCAAAGAATGGATACTGGACTGTTTGGCTGAGGAAGGGAAGCGAGTACACAGCCAACGCAGGCCCGGCCGTCATCCTCCCCCTGAGGGAGAATCCCCAAAGGGTTGGGGTGTTTGTTGATTACGAAGAGGGTCAAGTTTCCTTTTACGATGTGGAGGCGAGGGCTCACATCTACTCCTTCACTGGCTGTACCTTCACCGAGAAGCTCTTTCCATTCTTCAGCCCCTGCGCTAATGATGGTGGCAAAAACTCTGCCCCTTTGATCATTACTCCTGTCAAATCCAGTGGCTGA